The region GCATTTCAGATGGAACTGTGTTGGAGAAACTAGAACCTTACTTGGAGAGTGGGAAAGTGAAGCCAATATTGGACCCTAAGAGTCCCTTTTCGTTTTCTCAGACTGTGGAGGCATTTGCATATTTGAAGACTAACAGAGCCATTGGAAAAGTTGTTATACACCCTATTCCTTGAGGATAAAGTCCACAAAATCGATGAACTCAACCAAACTTGAAATGTACTGAATGATAGAACATGTGTAAATTGATGAATATTTCAGAGTTGTGATCGTTGGGGCAGTGAGATAGTTTGGTTGTGTTTTGTCtgcaatataaattaataaaatctatGCACTAGAATGTTTTACATTTCGTGAGATTTTTCTTGTTAAgttttcacacacacacaccaaaagATCATATGTTTACATCACtgtggaaaaaaaaagaaaaggaaaagaaagtcTGTCAGAAAAGTAAAGATAATAATGGTATGATTTTGTTCTTCGTCTCCATTCTAGTTTCTTCTTGTAATCATTATCTTTAAATTCAAGTTGCATGCAGATGATTTTGTTGGCAAGGATCGTGAAGTGATCTTCCATTAGCTCTTGATAAATTTTCTTTAGAATGAATATGGTTGGTGGGGGTGGggttatatttgaaataaatctATCATTCAACTCCATAGGAGAGTTAGGTTTCATAATCTGATAATATTCTTTATTGCACTCAATTAAATCCAACTCTCTTTTGAttacattgaattgaagtaaaTGAATATagattttctataaaaatttattaaaagttataattttaaaatattttgttgagattaaataatttgttagtTGAATTAAAGCATCAATTTACCGAGCCAATGCATGTAATTCCTTTGAACTGTGGTTTCATTGATGGAAAAAGTTTGCTGATCTTTCTGTATCGCTCAGGACAAATGTACAACGATGTAACAGAGAGAAACTAAGCATTGAGGATTTTATATCAGAATATGCAAGCATCACATACACATAAACCGTTAATGCTACGAAGACACCGAATACACTCAAGTGCCGCGACCGAAATTTTGTAATTTCCAGCCGAGTTGGTTCGATGGAAATTTGACCGAATTCAGTGAAATTAAATCTAAATGAAATTTATCTAAATGAAATTTGGTTCAGTCGATCATAGTCCAAATTTTGACATATTCAATTGAGTTAGTTTTGATGGAAATTTGATCGAGTTAGTCCTGATTCAAATTTGATTGTATTCGAGTTAATTTTTGAACGAAATTGGACCGTTTCGATTGAGTGAACTGTGATCGAAATTTTACCGTAttcaaatgaaatttgaaaatgtgGACTAAAAAGTATGATCCACCATGTATAGGTTCTGTCACTGAGCTAACccattttttacttatttatttatttaaataaaacttttaatatcttataaattatgaaattttaacagGTTCacagtataaattttaaattttaacatatttaaaaatatataatattagtatttttcagtacaaaatttaaaatgtcaGTATTAGCCTATTACTGCCATGAATCTTGAACATGTTCAGAACCAACAAACCACACAAGAAAGAAAGATTATAGAACGAAATCACCCAATGAACCACAAAACCATAGATTCAGATGACTTTCCAGCTAAGTTTTCTTCCTTACTCACGGTTTGATCTTCAAACCATTTCAATAAACTCTTCAAAAACCAGTTTGTGTTATAGAAAAACTTTCTCAAAACAATTGCTCAAACTGTGTCATGATTTCTCAAAATATTGTACTCAAAGTTCAGGGCAGTGAGAGTTTTATAAACTTGAACTGtctattttaatgaattaaaattgtatttcaatttattaatttcacCCTATTTATTGCGggttttaatattcaaaatttatttataactcAAACCTATCACAGCAatttatttcaacaaaaaattctTACAAAATGATGAATATAGTCATTGATTGCAGATGCTGTACATAACATCATGAACCTTCCCAGAAAATCGTCATCATGAACTCTTGCATAATTTGGGAACAAAATTCATGGCCATTGACAAAGAAAAACTAGAAGAGAACCAAGTGGTGACAACTGtacatgaatatttttctttctctatatAGATGAATGGTTGGTGTTTTGCAACATCATAGTATCCACAACACTCAGTTCAACTACAACCTAGGAATTCTAACGTCCTCTTACTCTTTTCCCTTCAAACCACTTACAAAATGGCAATTCCATCACACATAAAAGCTTGGGTTTATTCAGAATATGGAAACATAGAAGAGACTCTCAAATTTGAAACCGACATACCTATACCACAGTTCAAGGAAGACGAGGTGCTCATTAAGGTTGCTGCTGCAGCCCTTAATCCCATAGATTATAAGAGAGCTCTTGGCTTTTTCAAGAACACCGACTCTCCCTTACCTGTAAGaatttgattttatcttttgtaatCGAATGCATACATGGTTTTAAAACCTcattaattttcttctttttaccaTATAATGATATCTTCTTTTTTCGTTTTGCATTGTGAAATCTTGAATTTGGTGCTGGAAATGAATTAAGACTGTTCCGGGGTATGATGTTGCTGGTGTGGTGGTGAGAGTGGGAAGTGAAGTGAGAAAATTCAAGGTTGGGGATGAGGTTTATGGTGACATCAATGAGAATCCTAGAATCAATCCCAAAAGGATTGGATCTTTGGCAGAGTATACTGCTGTTGAAGAGAAAGTGTTGGCTCACAAACCTTCCAATTTGAGCTTTGCTGAAGCTGCATCCCTTCCTTTAGCCATCATCACTGCTTATCAAGGACTTGAAAGAGTTGAGTTTTCTGCTGGCAAATCTGTTCTTGTTATTGGAGGTGCTGGTGGAGTTGGATCCCTTGTTATTCAGGTTtcatatactatatttaatCATCTTTGGTTagtaaaaacttttttaatcaaACAGAGTAATTGGGTATTCTAATATATGTGTTTGATGATGCAGCTAGCGAAGCAGGTTTTTGGGGCATCAAAGGTTGCAGCCACAGCGAGTACTGGGAAACTGGATTTGTTAAGGAACTTGGGAGCAGACTTAGCCATTGATTATACAAAGGGGGAGCTTGAAGAGCTGGAAGAAAAGTTTGATGTGGTGTACGATACAGTAGGTGAGACATTGAAACTCTGAACCTATGTTTTTGTCGTGTACAATGAATATGCTGCAACAATACAcagatagataaaaaaaaacaatgttgtATAAATTATTGTATGTGTGTCAGATTTTGTGCAGTAACATTATTGAAAAGTTGTTGTGTACGAATGATTCCAAAATCAGGGCAGAGTGAGATCGATAGAGCATCGAAGGCTGTTAAGGAAGGTGGAAAATTTGTGACAGTAGCAGCACGTGGAAGTTCTTCTGCTATCTTCGTAATGCGCATTTCGGATGGTACTGTGTTGGAGAAACTAGAACCTTATTTGGAGAGTGGGAAGGTGAAGCCAATATTGGATCCTAAAAGTCCATTTTCGTTTTCTCAGGCTGTGGAGGCATTTGCATATTTGAAAACTAACAGAGCCATTGGAAAAGTGGTGATACATCCCATCCCTTGAGGATAAAAGACCACAAAAAAGATGAACTCATCAATTGTGGAAGTGGTTGTTGTTAGATGAGAGAACATGTGTAAATTGATGAATATTTCAGAGTTGTGATCGTTGTGACAGAGAGACATTTTGGTTGTGTTTTGTTTACAATATAAATAAGTGAAATCTATGCAATATAATGTTTTACATTTTGTGAGATTCTTCTTGTTTAGttttacacacacacaccaaaagATGTTTATTCTAGTTTATTCTTTTAATCATTATCGTCAAATTCAAGTTCCATAGATGATTTTTTTTGCAAGTTTCATGATGTGATGTTCAACTATCTTGTTAACTTTTCTTAAGAATGAATATGGTAGGTGGGGTGGGGttagattttaaataaatctaTCATTCAACTCcataaaaattagatttaatGGAATCTGATATTTATgtataggttaaatatgttttggtttcTTAAATTTTAGTGGATTTTGGAATCagtcttttttcaaaattttatattaatttagtcattcatctttagaaatacatggatttagtcatttttactaaattttgatagatttatttaacattttaaacgtattttatgataatatttgagttaatattgaaacaaaaatgtgtcaaacgatgtaaacaattcaaatactaccCTGAAATGtacttgaaacgtcaaataaatttaacaaaatttggttataatgactaaattcacgcattttgaagaGAAAcgaattccaaaatttactgaaatttgagaaaccaaaaacatatttaaccctttttttattACACTCAATTAAATTCAACTCTCTTTTCATTATATTGAATTGAAGTAAATgaattatagattttttttttaaattattaaaatttataattttgaaatattttattgaaaatcatGTCACTAGCTTCAATGTTACCTctattttttatcctcttaattataaGAGTGGGATTAGTGTTGTTGACTGAAACTATTCTGTAAACTAGATAGATATAGCTTTTTACGTGGTTAAACTCTTTGGTATGAGTAGATTCTGAAGTAtgagtaaatatatatacaaaacttAGGATTTAACCCATATGGTGAATATAGatcactttaattaaaaaaaaatccttaaaaaGTCACTTTAGTTAACCTAAAAAAAAATGCTAACATATTAACTTCTAGCAAATAAGTAATTACTTCGCAATATGAttaatcaatgaaaaaaatactaaataccttttttttatgaaataggTCCGTTATGACTTTTTGTATTAAAAActcctaaattaaaaaaaatcacatactGACGagttgtatttatatttataaataaaaattttaaatatataataataatgataaaaacaactaataataaaaagatacacAACAGATATATACTTATTAttacataaaaactaaaattagtactttttttttttatcaaaatgacattttaaaagaaacggttagttatgtttttcattaaaagttaaataaaaataactatatacttcaattataattttttcataaataatgtttaaaagaaaattttttaaataaactaattttgttgATTTAGAAAACACAACATTTTAAAATCGCTTCAATTTAAATAAGTCTTGTGGTGGCAGTATGAATCTCTGGATCACTGCGAAGATGAACAGAGGCCCATCTGGTTCCAGTGCGTCAACCCCGAGCCCAATAATCCATCTTGGGTCTTCATTTTCACACCCCctttttgttcattttgttaaatttccCCCCTTTTCCAATTTACATAATTACGCACTATAACATATTTTGTTAAATCACATACTAAGTGTTGGCTAGATCGACcctataacatatttttaaaaaaaataaaaattcattcacGTAGACtcatgttattattaatatttaaaaaaaaatgttcatcgACTAGACTGACgttactattaatttttttaagaaaaaaactaaattaagttaattaatcGATTTTAGAGTGGGGTGGGTTTAGCATGGGTGCAACGTACACTAGTAGCATCAATTTACCAAGCCAACACAAACGGTgtattttcataaaaacaagTGTAGAAgcaaattcatgttttttttaagatcAAAGTGTATTTTCTTtgatataattatattctttGCTGCTTCTTCCCAACTTAATACCAAAAAAGTATGATAAGTCATCcagttttttttagaaaaagttCGATTAAGTAAAGAAGTAATGTTGATTTCAAAAATGTCGTTTTTAGTTATGATAACATCATCAACACAAACAAAGTAAGATTTTCGTTTTgaattagaaaattttataaaataaagaatgaacAACAGAAACTTGTTTGAACTTATTAtgacataaaagaaaattaaaaaaattgacaaaccATTATCTACCGGCTTGTTTAACACTACAAAAACAATAACCATTATAcaaaatttatcaacaattatgaAAATTCATAGATCAGTTGATATATTACCAATAACCAAATGATATGAAAaattcattactttttttttgtgaagaATAAAATTTGTCGATAGTCAAAATCCGTTGATAATTATATGTGTCAAtaaatatctatttataataattgacaaatttatatatcgatgaattttttattatcgaTAAATatcatgatttttctttttcattttcttcctcttcttaaTCTCTTCTGCCATTGTTGTTACCATCGACGGTGTCATGCTATCTGAATGCTTTTTGTCTTTGTCGTCTCCTTCATCCTCTGCTATTTATtagtaaacaaataaaaaaatctcaaggcaaacaaataaaattatataaagtatATTCCATTGACTGGTGACATGATATGAATAATTCAATTAACCCTTAAAAAAAGTCGAATGCAAAACAAAAATGGTATACATCATGCATGACATGCAGAAAGAAACATATATGGCAGCGATAAACAAAAATTGTTGCTTTACAGAATTTATTCAACGAAGAGTTGACCTATTCTACTCAAAGTTAGGGCTTAGTTTATTACGAGGATGAAAAAGTTGAATGCAAAATCACATCATGCATGAcgtgcagaaaaaaaaaaagaaaaaacaatatatatttggtaactaattattactttaagaaaatttcaaagaatacAGAGCTAAGTCTATTTGACTAAAATTTGAATGCATGAGAAAAGGATACCCCACATGGtgattaagaaatgaaaaacatGCAAAGAGGAAATCAAACTGAAGTCTCACATGATTAAAAATCCCAATTAATACTGATTTTCCTTCAAACCAGATCCTATAAATATATCCCTTCATgctcttcatcttcatctaaatccttattattattactacctCTTCTTAGTTTATATATTCATCCAACATGGCAGAAGATGCATCAAGCACTGATCCTGTTATCCCAACCCACACAAAAGCTTGGTACTACTCTGAACATGGTAGCCCAGATGTTCTGAAATTGGATCATAATTGGCCATTACCACAACTCAAAGATGATCAAGTCCTCATCAAGGTGCTTGCAGCATCCCTTAATCCCATTGATTACAAGAGGATGAACGGCTTGTACAAGGATTATGACCCTCATTTACCTGTAAGTCATCATTTAACATTCAATCTCTTACAGTTTCTTCATGATTAATTGTTTGGGATACTAAACAACATaactttgtttttaattgtgtGGCTATTGAGAAGACTGTTCCTGGGTTTGATGTTGCTGGTGTGGTGGTGAGTGTGGGAAGAGAAGTGCATAAACTGAAGGTTGGTGATGAAGTGTATGGTGATATCAACGAGGAAGGAGTAACAAACCTAAAGGCTCTTGGAACTTTGTCTGAGTATACCATTGCCGAAGAGAGGCTATTAGCTCTGAAGCCACCAAATCTAAGCTTCATTGAAGCTGCTGCCATTCCTGCAGCACTAGAAACTGCTTATGAAGGCCTTGAACGTGCTGAGTTTTCTGCTGGAAAATCTATTCTTGTTGTTGGAGGAGCTGGTGGAGTTGGTCACTTTGTTATTCAGGTACGTATCTAtatgttaaatcaaatatataaatagtaagTCTTCTCATGgttaaaaatgtgttttatgTCTAATTCAACTCCAAAAAACCGGTTTGTAAGGTGAGGCTTGTACCTCACTTAATTATCTTATTTCTAGTCGATGTGTGACTTTCAACATGCATACACCAATAATAAAGAAGCTTCGTGACCAACTATAATGAACAAGATTGGGAAAAGAATCTTGATTATGTTTTATCACTAATACATAAATGGCTTGTTACGTCTACCTATTTATGGCTGTCCGGTTTTATCAAGTTAAGTTAGGTTTAAAATCTACTTTTAACATAGTATCAGAGTCAAGagttgaaactattttagtgaaaattattGTTTGTAAGTCTATTCTTCCACTCGTTATCAGACCGCTAtcaaattattcattaatatttagttttacaTTCAAAATGTACATATCGCAACATGAAAAGgttttataagattgaatttagcttaaaatttatttctgtGCTAGTTAATTTTGAAAAGTCTGAATGAACTTGTCTTTGGTTAACATTATAGAGATCACATAACATATcttttcaatgtaaatatttGGTTGTAGCTTGCGAAGCATCTTTATGGTGCATCAAAGATAGCAGCAACTTCTAGCACTGGAAAATTGGAACTTCTAAGAAAGTTGGGAGCTGATTGGGCAATAGATTACACAAAGGAGAACATCGAAGACTTAACAGAAAAGTTTGATGTAGTGTACGACACAATAGGTCAGTTCTTTAAACCAGAAATTATTTGACACTATTGTGTTGTTTTTTAATAGTTCATTCACTTTGTATATATATCTGTGAATGGAAGCATTGTTTGATGATGAAAAGATGAAACACAGGAGAACCTGATAGAGCTCTGAAGGCAGTGAAGGAAGGTGGGAAAGCTGTGACAATAATACCTCCTGGACTTCCACCAGCCATTTTCTTTGTGTTAACTTCTAAAGGCTCCATTTTGGACAAGTTAAGACCTTACTTTGAGAATGGTCAAGTGAAGCCATTACTTGATCCAAAGACTCCAGTGCCATTTTCTCACCTTGCTGAAGCCTATTCCTACTTACAAACTTCAAGAGCCATTGGAAAACTGGTTGTTTATCCCATACCCAATTGATATAAATGTATTGTGTTTATGCACTCCTTATAGTTAAGGTTTGTGTCTGTCTTTTACCATGTTT is a window of Vigna unguiculata cultivar IT97K-499-35 chromosome 4, ASM411807v1, whole genome shotgun sequence DNA encoding:
- the LOC114182582 gene encoding 2-methylene-furan-3-one reductase-like — protein: MAIPSHIKAWVYSEYGNIEETLKFETDIPIPQFKEDEVLIKVAAAALNPIDYKRALGFFKNTDSPLPTVPGYDVAGVVVRVGSEVRKFKVGDEVYGDINENPRINPKRIGSLAEYTAVEEKVLAHKPSNLSFAEAASLPLAIITAYQGLERVEFSAGKSVLVIGGAGGVGSLVIQLAKQVFGASKVAATASTGKLDLLRNLGADLAIDYTKGELEELEEKFDVVYDTVGQSEIDRASKAVKEGGKFVTVAARGSSSAIFVMRISDGTVLEKLEPYLESGKVKPILDPKSPFSFSQAVEAFAYLKTNRAIGKVVIHPIP
- the LOC114181449 gene encoding 2-methylene-furan-3-one reductase-like yields the protein MAEDASSTDPVIPTHTKAWYYSEHGSPDVLKLDHNWPLPQLKDDQVLIKVLAASLNPIDYKRMNGLYKDYDPHLPTVPGFDVAGVVVSVGREVHKLKVGDEVYGDINEEGVTNLKALGTLSEYTIAEERLLALKPPNLSFIEAAAIPAALETAYEGLERAEFSAGKSILVVGGAGGVGHFVIQLAKHLYGASKIAATSSTGKLELLRKLGADWAIDYTKENIEDLTEKFDVVYDTIGEPDRALKAVKEGGKAVTIIPPGLPPAIFFVLTSKGSILDKLRPYFENGQVKPLLDPKTPVPFSHLAEAYSYLQTSRAIGKLVVYPIPN